From the genome of Thermogutta terrifontis, one region includes:
- a CDS encoding PIN/TRAM domain-containing protein, whose translation MVLTFLRLTFLIVLAGVAVIVVKAGLYPQDLQWTAWLIVLGIMAIGGAVILLDILIPRKPLEIISSVYFGLIVGLFLSYVAGLALTPVFESLQTEERVRNVVQLILAAVLCYVCISFLFQTKDDFRFIIPYVEFTKEVKGRRPYILDTSVIIDGRIADLVETNLFDSRLVIPRFVINELQAVADSADRSKRARGRRGLDILHRLRNNPDVELTIWDRDLPEFAGQSVDVKLVTLAKHLEGRLVTNDYNLNKVARVHGVRVININDLANALKPRFLPGEQIQVRLVKPGEEEHQGVGYLDDGTMVVVEDGREYVGKTVVLNVTSVLQTSAGRMIFGRFERIVEHNNAHARDTSVA comes from the coding sequence ATGGTTCTCACTTTTTTGCGCCTCACCTTCCTTATTGTTCTGGCGGGTGTGGCGGTGATCGTTGTGAAGGCCGGTCTGTATCCCCAGGACCTTCAGTGGACAGCCTGGTTGATTGTGCTGGGGATCATGGCCATTGGCGGGGCGGTTATCCTGCTGGACATTCTGATCCCGCGCAAACCGCTGGAGATTATCAGCTCCGTTTACTTCGGTTTGATCGTGGGGCTTTTCCTCAGTTACGTGGCGGGGCTGGCACTGACCCCCGTCTTCGAAAGCCTCCAAACCGAGGAGCGGGTGCGGAACGTAGTGCAGCTGATCCTGGCAGCGGTCCTCTGTTATGTGTGCATCAGCTTCCTATTTCAGACCAAAGACGATTTCCGATTCATCATCCCCTACGTCGAGTTCACCAAGGAGGTCAAGGGACGCCGACCGTACATCCTGGACACCAGCGTCATTATCGACGGCCGCATTGCCGATCTGGTGGAAACCAATCTCTTCGACAGCCGACTGGTGATTCCCCGATTCGTCATTAATGAACTGCAGGCCGTCGCCGATAGCGCCGATCGCTCCAAGCGGGCAAGGGGGCGACGGGGGCTCGATATTCTCCACCGTCTCCGCAATAATCCCGACGTGGAACTCACCATCTGGGACCGGGACCTCCCCGAGTTTGCCGGACAATCCGTGGATGTCAAGCTGGTCACTCTGGCCAAACATCTGGAAGGGCGACTGGTCACGAACGACTACAACCTCAACAAGGTAGCTCGGGTCCACGGCGTTCGGGTGATCAATATCAACGACCTGGCCAACGCCCTCAAGCCGCGATTCCTCCCCGGCGAGCAGATCCAGGTCCGCCTGGTCAAGCCGGGAGAAGAGGAACACCAGGGCGTCGGCTATCTCGACGACGGGACGATGGTGGTGGTGGAAGACGGTCGGGAATACGTCGGGAAAACCGTGGTTCTCAATGTGACCAGCGTGCTTCAGACGAGCGCCGGCCGCATGATCTTCGGTCGATTCGAGCGCATCGTGGAACACAACAATGCTCACGCCCGCGACACGAGCGTGGCTTGA